Proteins encoded by one window of Halomonas sp. SH5A2:
- a CDS encoding amino acid ABC transporter permease, with amino-acid sequence MSNWDILWSSYDVFLSGFYNTLKLFGLSAVLAFLMGSGMVFLLEGSRPRLKIPLRIFIDGMRMLPFLILAYLLYYGLPSAGIRMSAWTAGIIALVIYHGAYFAEILRGCRATFAQGQVEAAIAQGFSQPQMFMRIILPQLILKTRGLLGNQLIILLKDTAFLVIITVRELTAAASSLSSTYFIPMEAFIVVIGFYWLISIGLELFIKMIGRFGAKRGFENA; translated from the coding sequence ATGAGCAATTGGGACATTCTTTGGTCGTCTTACGATGTGTTTTTAAGTGGTTTTTACAACACCTTAAAACTGTTTGGCTTATCCGCCGTGCTAGCTTTTTTAATGGGCAGCGGCATGGTGTTTTTGTTGGAAGGCTCTCGCCCACGTTTGAAGATTCCGCTGCGGATATTTATCGATGGCATGCGCATGCTGCCGTTTTTGATATTGGCGTATCTGCTCTATTACGGGTTACCCAGTGCAGGCATTCGCATGAGCGCCTGGACAGCCGGGATTATTGCCCTGGTGATTTACCACGGCGCTTATTTTGCCGAAATTCTGCGTGGCTGCCGCGCCACTTTTGCTCAAGGACAGGTGGAGGCCGCCATCGCGCAAGGGTTTTCGCAGCCGCAAATGTTTATGCGCATTATCTTGCCCCAGCTGATTTTGAAAACCCGCGGCTTGCTAGGCAATCAACTGATCATCCTGCTCAAAGACACCGCCTTTCTGGTGATTATCACCGTGCGCGAACTCACCGCGGCGGCGAGCAGCCTGTCGAGTACCTACTTCATTCCCATGGAAGCGTTCATCGTGGTGATCGGCTTCTACTGGTTGATCAGTATTGGTTTAGAACTGTTTATCAAGATGATTGGCCGTTTTGGCGCCAAGCGAGGATT